The sequence CCTCAGAGCTACTGAAAGTAACAGAGCTCCAACAAATCCCTTATGGATAGTCTCCTTAAGAGACAAAACTAAGCCTTCCTTCAGGGCATGCATCCACATATTTTCAACTTCATTGCTTGTCATTTATTTAGCAAAGCAAATGCAAAATCTGAGCAAGAGAGTCAAATCTTACATTGCTTTTATATTTTTGATTTTAGAATTGCTTACAAGCAAGTAAATACGTGCACGCTGGCCATGTATTCTACTTAACAGGACAAGCTTGTTTGAAAGTAGAAGTGGCTATTCCATGAGACAGAGCCTCAAATGCAAAACAGAGTTTTTGTTATTGTGCCATATTTCAAAACACATGTAGTTGCTCAGTCTTCAAAGTCAGAATATTTACTATACTACTCTTTTTTGGCCTATCCATGGCCACAGCTAATTCTTGTTCTTACATGCTGTAGCAGGCTCCTTGGGGTACATACAGACATTGGCTTGGTTGTATTCACCTTCAGAACAATTTGCATGGAAATCATTATTCATTTGATTCCACACCATCCCTCATTTGTTAAAAAAAGTTTTCAAGGGAAATGCCTCCAAATGTCATGTTGCTACACGACATTCAAAATCCTATGTATTGCTTCCCTGTAGTGCACTGAAATGTTTTTGCAGCATTCATTTTAAAACAATACATTCCCATTTTTGTATGTATTTGCACATTTTAGGATAACTTCAGGTGTATGGAATTAAAAGAGCAGTTGTTATTTTAGCTTTTTCTGGTGAAAGACATTTCTAAGGGGAGTTTCCAAAGCCCAAAGGAATTTAATGTATGTGATGCTGACAAGAGTACCAAGGTGTATGTAATTACTGAGTGATGAGTAAGATTTCTGAAACAGTTAAATACAGAGATCGTATGCTCTTTTTATTGGCATACAGTCACTACCCATAGAAGTGCATTTGTgtcaaaaaaataattttcatatttacAGGAAGTGACAGAATTCCAGTTGTTGGCAGAGTATATAAAGCTTTTCATACACAATCTTGTTTATTATTAGACAGAGAATATAAAATCTGAACTGAAAATCAAATTCAATGCATCCTGGAAACTGTATTCCTCAACAGCTTTTCTTAAGCTTATTTCTAGTTTCTTTCTGTCTCTCACAAGATGTCCTTCTAGGACATCTGAACTGTTATGCTACCTACTTGCCAAAATTCCTCACTCTTACCCAGAGCCAAGAGTGTAGTGAGATTGGATCAGTACATCATTATTTATATTCCTACCAATGCAAGTAAAAGTTGTGTGTTGTAAATTAAGCCTTATTTTGCTAATAAATATGACTGCTTACTCTATGTGAATGATATAATTGAGGGGGGTGTTATAATTTATAACTGATTATTTATCTCTAACAGTGTTTTGATAAACATGCATGTATTCACTAGCAATTAGCTTGCTTATTAAACACATAGTTAAAATGCATTTCTTTGCCCTGAAGCAGTTCATTTCTGCATCTTATTTATGAAAAAAATTACAGTGGAAAAAAGCTGCATAGCTGAATTTTGATGTAGTTAAATGGATTTATCTATTCATGAAGACATGCTTTCCAAGCTGCCTGTACCAGTACCAATTTTTCTTGAAAGATTGAGCCAATCAAAGAGAACTTACTTCAATGTTGAGCCTTTTACCTTTTCCACAACTGGTGTCATAACAGACCTTTTAGGCACAGATCTCTCCCTGAATTTATGTTCTTCTGTAACAGTCACTGGCCTAGAGTTGGGTATTGTCGGTTTGTTTTTTAACTTCTATTATTTCACACTCTTGTTTCTAATAGCAATAGTCAATTTCCTTAAGCAGGTAATCAGTGACCTCTTTCATTTTATAGTAATATTAAAATCAAAAATTTAGTGGCATTGCTAATACATCAGTGTATCAGCTTTACACGAGTCATAATTCTTGTGAACTAAGAACCAGCTTCAATATTCACTACGCATTTAATGCATGTGCCAAAATGTAAAGTTAACCTATTGTCAGTTTCCCATGTGCACTGAGTGATGTTTATAAACATGCTCCATAAAAACATCTACAATTGTGAGATGTGTGTAATATGCCTGAACATCCAAAGATCTCTCTGAAAACTGGGTGAGGAATAGAGTTCCAGAGCTCAGCACTGCCACATGAGATCAGTTAATTGCACATATTCCTAATGGGGTTCAGTCTGTTTAAGTATAGTTTGTATTACAGTGACCCGTATTTTACACAAACAGCATATAGTACCAgctagaccaaaaaaaaaaaaaaggttattaaAAAATCTATTATACATAACTAAAGGAAAATAAGATGTCTTTTCTCTGTTCTTCCACACCCCCAATAAAGTAATCTTATAATGTCCATTGATTACAAGTGTTTCACGTTAAATCTTTTTCAAGTACTTTAAAAATCTGTTATACCAAAAaagctgcctttttctttttttaagtacTTTCTACCATATACCACAAAATTCAGGTGCAagaattttaaacaaaaaaatgaaCTAAAGAGCTTTATTGACATCACAGTACATTCAATAGTAATTTTAAGAACATTACAGCTGAAAGAGAATGGCCTGTTTTATAGTCTTAATAAGCACTACCGTTCTTGAAAAAATGTAATACAAAGAAATCCTATTATTCTGAGCAGCATTTGGAAAAAATACACCTatttacaaataaaaaaaaggatTCTGGTTTCACCTACATAGCCACAATGTGCCTCTATAATGAGACAAGCCTTTTATAACTCATGGAATTTTTAAACATCATAGCACTGGTGCCATAAATTCCTCAGCGTTTACGACGAAGAGGAGTTGTTGatctgaaaaataaaggaaaagggggaaaaagttaattggaaaaaataaaagaccCCCAAACCCACACACACTTTAGCCTTAGTAATTAatagtttttaaagattttccaAAGTTACTTTTGCCTAAGACAAAGTTTAATAAATACCATACTTTATTAAAAAGGTTCATATGCCGTACACATGAAGACGAATataaaaaaaactttttaaaagtcAGACAAAGTACTTAAAAAGTATACTACCTTGATCGTGACTTAGACTTGTGTTTGCGGCTTGCCTTCTTACCAGACCTTTGAGATTTCTCCATGGAGCATGACCGAATATGCTTCGATTTCTTAGACTTCTTTTCTTTACTGCTTCCTGGTGATTCAGAACTACTCCTTGCACTAGATTCAGAGCCTGATCGTTTTTTGCTATCTTTGGTAGTAACTTTTTTGCTTTCTTGTCTGGAATCCTGTCTTATTATTTTCACACATATTGAATCACTGCGAGAGAAAGTTCTTTCgctgtctctttttctctttAATCTACTGTCATCGTGATTGCCAGCCttactttctttttcctcttttttgggcttatcttttcttttttcctgatctctctccctttctctgttcttttttttgtctttatctACACCTCCACCCTGCTCCTTCTTCCTTTCTTGATCTTTACCCTCACTTTTATGTTTGTGCCTATTTCCAGTAGGGCTCCTACGCTGCTCCTCGGCTTTACGCcggtccctgctcctgctgcggCTCGCGCGGTTGGCTCGCCGGTCTCGGGAGCGGCTGCCGCTCCTACGCCTATCCCAGCTTCTCTCTCTCGAAGGACTGCGATTTCTCCGCCTCTCCCCCCTTTCAGCACTGTGATTTCTACTAGATCTTCTCCTTTCCCTTATTTTCTCCCTGCTCCTACTCCtctctctcctgttcctgtgggagtAACTCCTGCTCCTACTGCGCCTAACTTTATGTGACGGCGTCCTACTGCGGCTGTGTCTCTTCTTCCTCTTGGGAGAGGAAGATCGTGAAGTGCTGCGACTGCTACCTGAGCTAGTGCTGTACGAAGAACTGGACACtgtgctgctactgctgctgctcctgctattgctgctgctgctgccactgctagaGCTCCTTGACCCACTCCTTCCTGTCCTCTCTTTACCCTCTTTCTTGAGTTCTACATCAGGAGCGACTGCATTTGGAGATCTCTTCTTTTCATGAACCATATCTGCTTCAATTTCTTTTGCCTCCTGTGATGCTAAGTTACTATTCTGTTCTTTGTTGGTAAATTCATTCAtctcttttgaaactttttcatttTGTAGCTTTTCTTCTAAAAAAAGAAGTACACAGGAAATAAAATGCAATTAATTTCGAGCAGTATGTCAGTAATTTCCACACTATTACATTGACAAAATCAAGTTTCCAAGCACCTCTCATAATACTTATAATTAAAACACTGCCACTATACCAACTACTTAACAAACCACTCTCTTTTCTTATAATTCTAGAAAAGTTGTCCTCTTGGTTTAGAAGTAGAGCCCAGTCATTTTAGAAGTATTGATGTTATTCCATGTTTTAATGGCTTAAGATGAAGTTCTCAAACAAACATCCTGGAACACCAGAAGTCCCAAAATTATCTACACAAAAGACTTTTTCCTTTTGCAACCTTTCTGCACACCTGGTTCTCCCTTTCTGCTTCCTACAAGACTCCTCATCAATACAGCAGAAAGTACTGATGCTTCTTGCCTTTCTTAGAGCCCCATTCATCTGGGTTTGAGGATTACTGTCTGGTCTGAAGAAGCTGTATTTCTCACATAGTGAGACCCTCAGAGCATTTCTCAGAGGTttccaaaataaaaattatttttattcaatCTAGGATTCTTTGCATCACTGCCAACCTAATCTCCCCATTTTAAATTAAATCCAGAAAAAATAACTGACATACATTTTTTGCCTTAAAATGGGCTTTTGATGTGGGCCATAATTTCCTGAATTAATTTAGGGAATAAAACTGCATCCAGAAATCCAGAGTGGTCCAAATGGCAGCTAATGGTCAAATTTAACCCAGAAAACAATTCCAGCTGGTCCCTAAGTTATTAGGCAATACAGGCTGAAGCCAGTGTATATTAGATAATGCTGTATTGTCCATTAGAAATCTTCCACCTTTCCAAAACACTGCTACAAATGAGACTCTGCACTAGCATTCTTCAGTATTATGGACATACAGAATCAGCTGCTTTACACCCTGGTTTTGCATTTCTGCAAATAGTCTCATGGAGATGTCTCCACACTGACATCTGGCTTCCTGCACTAGGAGACAGAGGTCACAGGCACCACTCAGACACTCTCCATATGGCTGTGCTTTTATGCATACATCTTCCAACACTCAAAGAGAGACAGGACTATTAAGAAAACCAAAAGTTTGGCCAGTCCAGTCTTTCATTAAGGGCTCCATATGTCTTATTTTCAGGCTTTTAAATAAAAAGTTAAAGGAGGAAACCATCAATTTGAAGTTCTATCATAACAGCACTTTCTCCTCCAGCCTGTGAACTTGGTTCATGACTTCTTAACACTGCATCCATCTTGAGACAGCTcttcagcactgggatcaaatgtgCTACCATTTTGGCCTACATTACTTGTACAAAAGGACAAACCTTACCTTGTATGGAGAAGCAGAAGAAAATCacaaggttttgggttttttaatttgaattaaaaatccattatttaaaaatttagtttcagatttttttttttgcttaaaacaTGTTTCTTTGCCATCAATTTACACACACTAAGTAGTAAACTCCCTATACAGTGGCACAGTAAGAAGACATCCTATGGTTTACCTTCTAGCTGTTTTTCTAGTAGTAGTTGctgttctctctcttttctccaaaACGCTTCCTGTTTTTGCCTTATTCTGTGCCGTAATTCCTCATCATCAGTATCAGATGATTCAGAGCCTCTGTCACTCCTCTCATCTTCACTGTCTCCTGATCCATAACCACCCAGTCCACCTGCGTGCATAAAGTCCA comes from Melospiza melodia melodia isolate bMelMel2 chromosome 3, bMelMel2.pri, whole genome shotgun sequence and encodes:
- the PNISR gene encoding arginine/serine-rich protein PNISR codes for the protein MWDQGGQPWQQWPLNQQQWMQSFQHQQDPSQIDWAALAQAWIAQREASGQQNVVEQQGMMPNGQDISGIESGPNNHNNFQGDPNFNRMWQPEWGMPHQPPHPPPDQQWMAPTPPGQMEIVPPSEDSNSQDSGEFTPDNRHMFNQNNHNFGAPPDNFAMGPVNQFDYQHGAAFGPPQGGFHPPYWQPGPPGPPGPPAPPAPTQNRRERPSFRDRQRSPIAMPVKQEPPQIDAVKRRTLPAWIREGLEKMEREKQKKLEKERMEQQRSQMSKKEKKESEEAEEGDGPRLPQRSKFDSDEEDEDAENTEAVSVGKISRSPSPAPQEEQSEPEMTEEEKEYQMMMLTKMLLTEILLDVTNEEIYYVAKDVHRKATKAPAKQLAQSSALASLTGLGGLGGYGSGDSEDERSDRGSESSDTDDEELRHRIRQKQEAFWRKEREQQLLLEKQLEEEKLQNEKVSKEMNEFTNKEQNSNLASQEAKEIEADMVHEKKRSPNAVAPDVELKKEGKERTGRSGSRSSSSGSSSSNSRSSSSSSTVSSSSYSTSSGSSRSTSRSSSPKRKKRHSRSRTPSHKVRRSRSRSYSHRNRRERSRSREKIRERRRSSRNHSAERGERRRNRSPSRERSWDRRRSGSRSRDRRANRASRSRSRDRRKAEEQRRSPTGNRHKHKSEGKDQERKKEQGGGVDKDKKKNRERERDQEKRKDKPKKEEKESKAGNHDDSRLKRKRDSERTFSRSDSICVKIIRQDSRQESKKVTTKDSKKRSGSESSARSSSESPGSSKEKKSKKSKHIRSCSMEKSQRSGKKASRKHKSKSRSRSTTPLRRKR